tgacttcaactgtacatatggTAATGATGATTGGGGGTAAAATATGCATTCAGAatataaatttcttttttttttttttttttttttttttttttgagtcaaaTATGTCCAAGATGTTTTCTTGCCAGGTTTTGCAAAAATCACCCAGCAGCTCTCATTTATATGCAACTTCTGGTTTCCAAGCCTGCTGCATGCCTATTATAAATTTATATGAggtaaaatacaatattaataatttGCTATATAGTATTTTATAGAGTCAGATAATAACTACTGCTCTACTGAACAACTGCTGAGATATAAATACTTTATATTGTGTCTGCAAATGTGCACATTTCTATTTCAAGGATTGCCCTTGAAATGTCAAATCTAAATGTCTTTGGTTTGTCTTTATACCAGAGATGTGTGTCCTGTCATAGAAGTGTATTCGGACTCCTTGTCTTTAAAGGACAACAGATGCATCTAAATCACAAAACACATCTTTGACACTTCTCCACCACATCACTTCTTTCAACAGTAAGAGCTTCTAACTCATTTGCATGCTACCCTTTCATTGGTCTGTAGGCTAACAATGAGAGATGCTGCAGCAAGCTGATTGGCTAAGAGCTGAAGGAGGGCATGGAGCCTCTACAATTGAGAAAATCCATAAAAAGGGCAAGAGAACACACAAGACACAGATGCAGCTGCAACAGCTCACCGTTCAACACTTCATCTGCTTTGAGACTGCAACAAAAACAGATCCAGAATATTTAGAAGTTTGTAGTCTATGCAGGGAGctgcagaggaacaaggcaatcGTAAAACTCCAAGACTTCAAGAAAGCTTGtgcttcaagcttcaaaaatcctCCAAGAACAAGCAGCTGCGATTTAGAAGCATGTCTCTAGAGGTTAAGGAAAATACAGAGGTGCGTTTGGTGTTCATGGGTGCTGCGGGCGTAGGAAAAACGGCCCTGATCCGACGCTTCCTACAAGACAGCTTCGAGCCCAAACATCGGCGCACAGTGGAGGAGCTCCACAGCAAGGAATACGAGGTAGCTGGAGTCAAAGTGACCATTCACATCATGGACACGAGCGGTAGTTATTCATTCCCAGCCATGCGAAAGCTCTCCATCCAGAACGGAGATGCCTTCGCCCTGGTCTTCTCTGTAGATGACCCTGAATCGCTAGAAGCTGTCAAGAGCTTGCGTGAGGAGATCCTAGAGGTCAAGGAGGACAAGTTCACACCCATCGTGGTGGTGGGCAACAAGAAAGACCGGCTGCATGAACGCAGGGTGTCTGCGGATGACGTGCTGGCAATGGTCGAACTGGACTGGAACAACTGCTTCCTGGAGGCTTCGGCCAAAGAAAACGAAAACGTGATGGAGGTTTTCAGGGAGCTGCTCCAGCAAGCCAACCTACCTAGTCGCCTGAGTCCAGCCTTGCGACGTCGCAGAGAGACCTTTCCTAATGACATGGGCTTACGGCCACCCATGAACAAGACCAACAGTTGCTCCGTCTCCTAAATGCAGCAAGAAAAATACAACAGATGACAGATGACACTGAACACTGAAGTTGAGATCATGAGAATGGCTTTGCAAACTCCCTGTAATCCTGCTCCAAAATCAGCATCATGTTCCTCCCCAGTGACAAAGGGAGAAGGACAATGATTATTGGCAAAGCGGAGAATGATCGAGAGACACTGAGTTTGTTATTGCAATTGCGTTTGTACAGTGAATGTTTTGACAGTGGTATTGAGTTCAGTTGCTTGTTGTGTATATGTCTAGGTATACTGACTATTCTGACACTGCAATACTGTAATGTCGCAGCATTAATGTTTATTCACAAAATGACAAGATTACAAAAAAATGGACATTGCATTCACTGGTTTACATGTCTTTGCACCAAGTACAGTGTTTTCAGTACCATCAGTTTGGCACTGTGCACATGCACTTTtaccattttgaaaatgtaattcattGCACTGATGTATTTGTCTTTTATATCTTGATCAACAGGTACATTAAAGGCTTTCTGACAGCAATTATGTGAAAATAATTGGAATTTGTTTAACATAAGTATAAAAGCTCAGTGGAAAATATCAGTTGTTTGTCGGCTCATTCTTTGAGTTTGTGATGTACACTACCATTCTTCAAGttactcattcttttttattactattttccacattttagaatgatAGCCAGAGGAGGAATGGCTCCCTTAGCTAagtctgttctttttttttttttttttccactaactaacatcttatagagtttatgttccttgccacagtcacatttGGCTTGTTCACTTGTggcctaaaataaaaaaaacattaaggcaCGATTTTCAATAACGTTTTTGTTATGAAGCTGTTTACTGAGGACTTTAAGACGTTACAGACATCATAATATGTCTAAAAATATGACAGATTTCAAGCTCTTTAACTTAGATTATGAATTATGTCATACTTATCGGCATTAGTCCTTAAATTCAGAGATTCATTTAATATATACGGTTTTCAAGGCAGCCACCATATATCCAGTAAAGGTCTAGAGGCTCCCACAGTGATTACTCCTGCAATTATGCAGTATGCCTACTACAGGAACTGTCCAATATTGCCTCCCTGTGGTGAATCAACTGGCCTAGAGCTTCTCACTTGCTTTTGTGCTTTGTGTGTATTACACTTTGAATGTAGTGAACAATAAAGCAACAGGGAAATGTGTGGTGTGTACAACAAAAGCTTATTATCCTCTCATACAGCCGAACAGGATCGATGATAGTTCCTAAAACATTCCTCACACAGAATGGTCTTTTGAATGAAAATGTGTGCAACAAAACTGCAACAACAGGCTCATACTAACAGCATTTCTGTTGTGTAACAGAGCTATGGCTCTATACAGAAAGTTATTCCTGGGTTACTATATTATAGCTTTCCCTTTATTAATGGCAATAAGACATAAACTAGTAATTGGGATTGGGCTATTGAATGGAACACAGAATGGAACCCAACCCTTACATTGCAGAATATAAGGGTGTTTCTACAACTTTCTTcatttttagcactgtggatttctagaaactCAAAACtctacttttctcagcgctggccaggatgggccaatcacagtcgtttattattaccggatgaagatttttataaatgcttttatagataatgctgaggaggattttcattcacaggtatgaatccttgcaattatcagtttttattaaaaataactatccagtgtaaaatggcTCTAAAGGGACataaaacgttctgagatttaaatgtgGTTTAAATGTTTTGAGTCTCAGaagacacagtcagtggctgagtctgtaggtctgttacccacacaaaactttcatttgaatttagaaaacatgaaataaatcacgagtcatatgtggagtTGGTGAAGATGTTAAAGTTGTCCATAGAATAGATCAGTTGTATTTTTTCAGGgagaggaaagcagacaggcatttcacaattgtaattttctgaaagggtaaatgtttttttctgaaacattaaccctaatgctttttctgaataTTTGATATGATACACAGTGTATAAATCTTAAAGAGTTTTCAGTgaatataattttctatttatctgtgcattaatttgaactgttattatgcactgtgtaatgAGTTGTAATGAAACAAGGGGGCAATGGTGTTACATTCAAACCGTtaaaccagatgtgttattattcgggtagctagctataaacaagATGACAGTTTAACTTGCAAGATTATTTTCAAAccgttgctccaccatgacagttaaAAGAAAAATTACCTTAGAATAAGAACGTTTATGATAATGTTATCTATTGTGACACATAATAACAATTGTGAGAATGCAATGCGTATTTGTATCGTTATGGATTGCGGTCACACATACCTTGTAATACAATGATGCACAAAATTAAGACTGTGTAGCTACAGTGGTGTgcaaaagtgtttgcccccttcctgatttcttattgttttgcatgtttgtcacacttaaatgtttcagatcatcaaacaagtttaaatattagtcaaagaaaacacaagtaaacacaaaatgcagtttttaaatgaaggttgttactattaagggaaaacaaaatccaaacctacatggccctgtgtgaaaaagtgtttgccccacctgttaaaacataacttaactgtggtttatcacacttgagttcaatttctctagacACACCcatgcctgattactgccacacctgttctcaatcaagaaatcacttaaataggacctgcctgacaaagtgaagtagaccaaaagatcttcaaaagctagacatcatgccgagaaccaaagaaattcaggaacaaatgagaaagaaagtaattgagatctatcagtctggaaaaggttataaagccatttctaaagctttgggactccagagaaccacagtgagaaccattatccacaaatggcgaaaacatggaacaacaacatccaaagaactgcaggcctcacttgcctcagttaaggtcagtgttcatgactccaccataaagagactgggcaaaaatggcctgcatggcagagttccaagacgaaaaccactgctgagcaaaaagaacattaaggctcgtctcatttttgccagaaaacatcttgatgatcccttAGACTTTTGGAAacatactctgtggactgacgagacaaaagttgaactttttggaaggtgtgtgtcccattacatctggcgtaaaagtaacaccgcatttcagaaaaagaacatcataccaacagtaaaatatggtggtggtagtgtgatggtctggggctgttttgctgcttcaggacctggaagacttgctgtgataaatggaaccatgaattctgctgtctaccaaaaaatcctgaaggagaatgtccggtcatctgttcgtgacctcaagctgaagcaaacttgggttctgcagcaggacaatgatccaaaacacaccagcaagtccacctctgaatggctgaagaaaaacaaaatgaagactttggagtggcctagtcaaagtcctgacctgaatcctattgagatgctgtggcatgaccttaaaaaggcagttcatgctcgaaaaccctccaatgtggctgaattacaacaattctgcaaagatgagtgggccaaaattcctccacagcgctgtaaaagactcattgcaagttatcgcaaacgcttgattgcagttgttgctgctaagggtggcccaaccagttattaggtttagggggcaatcactttttcacacagggccatgtaggtttggattttgttttcccttaataataacaaccttcatttaaaaactgcattttgtgtttacttgtgttatctttgactaatatttaaacttgtttgatgatctgaaacatttaagtgtgacaaacatgcaaaacaataagaaatcaggaagggggcaaacactttttcacaccactgtatatgcaTCTGAATTAATGTATTTGCATAAAGCAAGTTTGGTGCATTACACGTGTAGTGTGAATGGTGTAACTTGTCAATATGGGGCCAGAAATAAATCAATTATATGCTGAATGTGTAAAAAAAGGCCTAAGAAATATTAAACGTATTTAACAGTAAAtatatttctgaaataatatttacatagaatacaattaaaacat
This portion of the Myxocyprinus asiaticus isolate MX2 ecotype Aquarium Trade chromosome 14, UBuf_Myxa_2, whole genome shotgun sequence genome encodes:
- the rasd4 gene encoding rasd family member 4, whose protein sequence is MQGAAEEQGNRKTPRLQESLCFKLQKSSKNKQLRFRSMSLEVKENTEVRLVFMGAAGVGKTALIRRFLQDSFEPKHRRTVEELHSKEYEVAGVKVTIHIMDTSGSYSFPAMRKLSIQNGDAFALVFSVDDPESLEAVKSLREEILEVKEDKFTPIVVVGNKKDRLHERRVSADDVLAMVELDWNNCFLEASAKENENVMEVFRELLQQANLPSRLSPALRRRRETFPNDMGLRPPMNKTNSCSVS